In a genomic window of Amycolatopsis japonica:
- a CDS encoding neutral zinc metallopeptidase, with protein MNMIQGGARGFRRPALIAVVTVLALGLSACSDKGSSTGQQGSQPGAGDVAGLPITHFESGLKPNAPKPDLQVRNEDGSEDDQLAIAAIADSQAYWTEVMPRDFGQPYEPLKSLLSYSAKTDDEETECGSVKKLVNAFYCPPGDLVAWDRGVLLPMLRERFGKMAGAVVLSHELGHAVQYRLAEKAGIKKNTPSIVKEQQADCFAGGYFRWVAEDKSKYYRVSTSEGLNQVMASLFLIRDQAGTSATKQGAHGTAFDRTYAFQVGFEKGPKECAAMNEDNIKARITERPFDKGDKGKGDEKLDAEIIGILKKSLDEAFKGAGVPGPEITEDGNGSCPGGPSTPPASYCPSNNTVSIDMAKLRELAQPVDQQAEWESGHSEGKGDFAAFSEIASRYAMGIQKGVGASIDNANAGLRTACLVGAWAKASTVPGATLRLSAGDLDEAISDLLSPESLVSADVNGKRVDNGFERLEALRKGYLESSSVCSTQYG; from the coding sequence GTGAACATGATCCAAGGGGGAGCGCGGGGCTTTCGCCGCCCGGCTCTGATCGCGGTCGTGACGGTGCTGGCCCTCGGGCTGAGCGCTTGCAGCGACAAGGGAAGCTCGACCGGTCAGCAAGGCAGCCAGCCGGGCGCCGGTGACGTCGCCGGCCTGCCGATCACGCATTTCGAGAGCGGGCTCAAGCCGAACGCGCCGAAACCGGACCTGCAGGTCCGCAACGAGGACGGCTCCGAAGACGACCAGCTGGCCATCGCCGCGATCGCCGACTCGCAGGCCTACTGGACCGAGGTCATGCCGCGCGATTTCGGGCAGCCGTACGAGCCGCTGAAGTCGCTGCTGTCCTACAGCGCGAAGACCGACGACGAAGAGACCGAATGCGGGAGCGTCAAGAAGCTCGTCAACGCGTTCTACTGCCCGCCGGGTGACCTGGTGGCGTGGGACCGCGGCGTGCTGCTGCCGATGCTGCGCGAGCGGTTCGGGAAGATGGCGGGCGCCGTCGTGCTGTCGCACGAACTCGGGCACGCCGTGCAGTACCGGCTCGCCGAGAAGGCGGGCATCAAGAAGAACACCCCGTCGATCGTCAAGGAACAGCAGGCCGACTGCTTCGCCGGCGGCTACTTCCGCTGGGTCGCCGAGGACAAGAGCAAGTACTACCGGGTCTCCACGTCCGAAGGCCTCAACCAGGTCATGGCGTCGCTGTTCCTGATCCGCGACCAGGCGGGCACCAGCGCGACCAAACAGGGCGCGCACGGCACGGCGTTCGACCGCACGTACGCGTTCCAGGTCGGGTTCGAGAAGGGCCCGAAGGAATGCGCCGCGATGAACGAGGACAACATCAAGGCGCGGATCACCGAGCGCCCGTTCGACAAGGGTGACAAGGGCAAGGGCGACGAGAAGCTCGACGCCGAGATCATCGGGATCCTGAAGAAGAGCCTCGACGAGGCCTTCAAGGGCGCGGGCGTGCCCGGCCCGGAGATCACCGAGGACGGCAACGGCAGCTGCCCCGGCGGCCCCAGCACCCCGCCCGCGTCGTACTGCCCGTCGAACAACACCGTCAGCATCGACATGGCCAAGCTGCGGGAACTCGCCCAGCCGGTCGACCAGCAGGCGGAATGGGAAAGCGGGCACAGCGAGGGCAAGGGCGACTTCGCCGCGTTCTCGGAGATCGCGTCCCGGTACGCGATGGGCATCCAGAAGGGTGTCGGCGCGTCGATCGACAACGCGAACGCGGGACTGCGCACCGCCTGCCTGGTCGGCGCGTGGGCGAAGGCCAGCACCGTGCCCGGTGCGACGCTGCGGCTTTCGGCCGGTGACCTCGACGAGGCCATCTCGGACCTGCTGAGCCCGGAGAGCCTGGTCTCGGCCGACGTCAACGGCAAGCGCGTGGACAACGGTTTCGAGCGGCTCGAGGCCCTGCGGAAGGGCTACCTGGAGAGCTCGTCCGTCTGCTCGACCCAGTACGGCTGA
- a CDS encoding tetratricopeptide repeat protein, whose amino-acid sequence MTHPRGSASKTAALSAALSGAVDLSALKARAEAPQKQPPAPPRPADGAAPAAGGAVIDVTEATFQTEVVERSLQQLVVVDLWAEWCGPCKQLSPVLERLAAESGGAWVLAKVDVDANPRIAQLFGAQSIPTVIAIGGGQPVDAFSGALPEPEIRKWLGSLLDALRDRLPGIKAAEENGGGVEVPEDPRFTEAEEAFERGDFAAAQAAYERILDVEPANEEAKTALAQVKFTARAEAAGPDAIAKADADPADLDAQLAAADLEVAGQQPEAGFARLIDAVRRTAGDERNKVREHLVALFELFDSADERVMKARRDLASALY is encoded by the coding sequence GTGACACACCCACGCGGATCAGCATCGAAGACGGCGGCCCTGTCCGCCGCGCTTTCCGGCGCGGTCGACCTTTCCGCGCTCAAGGCGCGTGCCGAAGCGCCCCAGAAACAGCCTCCTGCCCCACCTCGTCCGGCGGACGGTGCCGCCCCCGCCGCGGGTGGTGCCGTGATCGACGTCACCGAGGCGACCTTCCAGACCGAGGTCGTCGAGCGCTCCCTGCAGCAGCTGGTGGTCGTCGACCTGTGGGCCGAATGGTGCGGCCCGTGCAAGCAGCTCAGCCCGGTGCTGGAGCGCCTCGCCGCCGAGTCCGGTGGCGCCTGGGTGCTCGCGAAGGTGGACGTCGACGCCAACCCGCGTATCGCGCAGCTCTTCGGCGCGCAGTCGATCCCGACGGTCATCGCCATCGGTGGCGGCCAGCCGGTTGACGCGTTCTCCGGTGCCCTGCCCGAACCCGAGATCCGCAAGTGGCTCGGTTCGCTGCTCGACGCGCTGCGCGACCGGCTGCCCGGTATCAAGGCCGCCGAGGAGAACGGCGGCGGTGTCGAGGTGCCGGAGGACCCGCGGTTCACCGAGGCGGAGGAGGCCTTCGAACGCGGTGACTTCGCCGCGGCGCAGGCGGCCTACGAGCGCATCCTGGACGTCGAACCGGCGAACGAAGAGGCCAAGACCGCGCTCGCGCAGGTCAAGTTCACCGCACGCGCCGAGGCCGCCGGCCCGGACGCGATCGCGAAGGCCGACGCCGACCCGGCCGACCTCGACGCCCAGCTCGCCGCCGCCGACCTCGAGGTCGCCGGGCAGCAGCCCGAGGCGGGCTTCGCGAGGCTGATCGACGCCGTGCGGCGTACGGCGGGCGACGAGCGCAACAAGGTGCGGGAACACCTGGTGGCGCTGTTCGAACTGTTCGACTCGGCGGACGAGCGCGTCATGAAGGCGCGCCGGGATCTGGCGAGCGCGCTCTACTGA